In Horticoccus luteus, the following proteins share a genomic window:
- a CDS encoding REP-associated tyrosine transposase — protein MPSPRILAHPLSVMRLPHVTPLAHPPLYFFTACTANRRPLLANAEAFGVLLNLWTTSAERDGWFVGRFMLMPDHVHLFAQPATHGARLREAWLKMWKSVSSRQLAVHLGFPPPLWQPDTFDHLLRSAESYTAKWDYVRANPVRAALVPHSDTWPWQGEVHRLAFR, from the coding sequence GTGCCCTCACCCCGCATCCTTGCCCATCCGCTCTCAGTCATGCGCCTGCCCCACGTCACCCCGCTCGCGCATCCGCCTCTTTACTTTTTCACCGCTTGCACGGCCAACCGTCGTCCGCTGCTCGCCAACGCCGAAGCCTTCGGCGTCCTGCTCAATCTTTGGACGACCTCAGCCGAACGTGACGGCTGGTTTGTCGGACGATTCATGCTCATGCCCGATCACGTCCACCTTTTTGCCCAGCCGGCCACTCACGGCGCGCGTCTCCGAGAAGCGTGGCTGAAAATGTGGAAATCCGTTTCGTCGCGTCAGCTTGCCGTTCACTTGGGCTTTCCCCCGCCGCTTTGGCAGCCGGACACCTTCGACCACCTCCTGCGCTCGGCCGAATCCTACACCGCCAAATGGGACTACGTTCGCGCGAATCCCGTGCGTGCCGCACTCGTGCCTCATTCCGATACCTGGCCGTGGCAGGGAGAGGTTCATCGGCTCGCTTTCCGTTAG
- a CDS encoding Gfo/Idh/MocA family protein, with translation MKKTSDDLLIGQIGSGGRGGHLGRLAHRPGRGARVVACCDSNPAALAQNRTDFGADIFTTSDYRDLLGRDLDAVIIATPDFLHEEHALAALARGLAVFLEKPMALTLAGCDRILRAAQQHRARLYVGHNMRHMPFVRKMKALIDDGAIGEVKACWVRHFVGHGIDFYYRDWHAERLYVNGLLLQKAAHDIDIIHWLCGGYSRLVNALGGLTLAADLPGRLPATRGPRRLTQADIDYTRFPPTKNRRLNAHIDVEDISTMQMRLENGVFATYAQCMFTPDYWRNYTVIGTAGRLENFGNGERGTEVRVWTQRHQGYPARADATHRIPVARGTHGGADPKLIDEFVRFARDGGATDTSPLAARESVAAGCAATDSLRHGGLPKKIPAPTPAAQRWFAAQP, from the coding sequence ATGAAGAAAACTTCCGACGACCTTCTCATTGGCCAGATCGGCTCCGGCGGCCGCGGCGGCCATCTCGGCCGCCTCGCGCATCGCCCCGGTCGCGGCGCGCGCGTCGTCGCCTGCTGCGATTCCAACCCCGCCGCGCTCGCGCAAAACCGCACCGACTTCGGCGCGGATATTTTCACGACCTCCGATTACCGCGACCTTCTCGGCCGCGACCTCGACGCCGTCATCATAGCCACGCCCGACTTCCTGCACGAAGAGCACGCCCTCGCCGCGCTCGCCCGCGGGCTCGCTGTCTTTCTCGAAAAGCCCATGGCGCTCACCCTCGCCGGCTGCGACCGCATCCTCCGCGCCGCGCAACAACACCGCGCCCGCCTCTACGTCGGCCACAACATGCGGCACATGCCCTTCGTGCGCAAAATGAAGGCGCTCATCGACGACGGCGCGATCGGCGAAGTGAAAGCCTGCTGGGTGCGCCACTTCGTCGGCCACGGCATCGACTTCTACTACCGCGACTGGCACGCCGAGCGCCTTTACGTCAACGGCCTCCTCCTCCAAAAAGCCGCGCACGATATCGACATCATCCACTGGCTCTGCGGCGGCTACAGCCGGCTCGTCAACGCCCTCGGTGGCCTCACCCTCGCCGCGGATCTCCCGGGCCGCCTCCCCGCGACTCGCGGCCCGCGCCGCCTCACGCAGGCCGACATCGACTACACGCGTTTCCCCCCGACCAAAAACCGCCGGCTCAACGCGCACATCGACGTCGAAGACATCAGCACCATGCAGATGCGCCTCGAAAACGGCGTGTTCGCCACCTACGCGCAGTGCATGTTCACGCCGGATTACTGGCGCAACTACACGGTGATCGGCACCGCCGGCCGCCTGGAAAATTTCGGCAACGGCGAACGGGGCACCGAAGTCCGCGTGTGGACGCAACGCCACCAAGGCTACCCCGCGCGCGCCGACGCCACGCACCGCATCCCCGTCGCGCGCGGCACGCATGGCGGCGCCGATCCGAAACTCATCGATGAATTCGTCCGCTTCGCCCGCGACGGCGGCGCGACGGACACCTCACCGCTCGCCGCGCGCGAATCCGTCGCCGCCGGCTGCGCCGCCACGGACTCGCTCCGCCACGGCGGCCTGCCGAAAAAAATCCCTGCCCCCACCCCCGCCGCCCAACGCTGGTTCGCCGCGCAACCCTAA
- a CDS encoding helix-turn-helix domain-containing protein, whose protein sequence is MPRPSPSRSPSPSSPVGGVTSPRISVARKPDATRTTARSAPARHQKTLGFRVWRVHGAGRMALPHTHPDVEINFLFDDGTVTYFHSGAVATIPANRFAVLWAGVPHQTVPPGIIGEGVWITLPLPWFLQWNLPGDFAHRLLSGQIILGQPAAGERAQLERWVGDFDSGTPARRRVLLLELEARLHRLALEQPTRRGRRHLPGADAAGSGQIERITQFMAEHYREPLAVPTIAEAVGLHPKYLMRVFKKHCRVSVWEYLTQLRISHAQRLLITSDLKVLDIAMESGFSSAAPFYAAFAARSRGLKPLDYRRRHRPTAA, encoded by the coding sequence ATGCCCCGCCCGTCTCCCTCCCGCTCTCCTTCGCCCTCTTCCCCTGTGGGCGGGGTGACCTCACCCCGCATCTCCGTCGCGCGCAAACCAGACGCCACCCGCACCACCGCTCGCTCCGCCCCTGCCCGCCATCAGAAAACGCTCGGTTTCCGCGTCTGGCGCGTGCACGGCGCCGGCCGCATGGCTTTGCCCCACACCCACCCCGACGTGGAGATCAACTTTCTCTTCGACGACGGCACCGTCACCTACTTTCACAGCGGCGCCGTGGCGACGATTCCGGCGAACCGTTTTGCCGTGCTCTGGGCGGGCGTGCCGCACCAGACCGTGCCGCCCGGCATCATCGGGGAAGGCGTGTGGATCACGCTCCCGTTGCCGTGGTTCTTGCAATGGAATCTGCCCGGCGATTTCGCGCATCGCCTGCTCAGCGGCCAGATCATCCTTGGCCAACCCGCCGCCGGCGAACGCGCCCAGCTCGAGCGCTGGGTCGGCGACTTCGACAGCGGCACCCCCGCGCGCCGCCGCGTGCTCCTGCTCGAACTCGAGGCCCGCCTGCACCGGCTCGCGCTCGAACAACCCACCCGCCGCGGCCGCCGCCACCTCCCCGGCGCCGACGCCGCCGGCAGCGGCCAAATCGAACGGATCACGCAATTCATGGCCGAACATTACCGCGAGCCTCTCGCGGTCCCCACCATCGCCGAGGCGGTTGGACTCCACCCGAAATACCTGATGCGCGTCTTCAAAAAGCACTGCCGCGTCAGCGTCTGGGAATATCTCACCCAACTCCGCATCTCGCACGCACAACGTCTCCTCATCACCAGCGATCTCAAGGTCCTCGATATCGCGATGGAGAGTGGTTTCTCCTCCGCCGCGCCGTTTTACGCCGCCTTCGCCGCGCGCTCCCGCGGCCTCAAACCCCTCGACTACCGCCGCCGCCACCGCCCCACCGCCGCGTAA
- a CDS encoding phytanoyl-CoA dioxygenase family protein, with protein sequence MAELRYHPHNTLPPKIEHPEAKIPSELDEYLFDLNGFVILRGALSPEEVADANARIDQIPRSLPRAGWHGWVQREDHPEHRGISYQQVYELGGTFERMIDHPSWINYVQRFVGGQDTFDYHHGPLFIDENFYTIRGPGEAIPLHAGGHDSCKRMSFHYHNGRFQCSQINVLTAFTDIGPGDGATMVIPGSHKSNVIHPEFLKKRDKNEWGDGGGGSVDGVAGAIEVHMKAGDALVFVDATCHGSAKRVNPGERKISVYRYGSSWNRTRWGYHASPELLARLNPFARKLVHPQDYVRPPGTPARW encoded by the coding sequence ATGGCTGAGCTTCGTTATCATCCCCACAACACCCTGCCTCCGAAGATCGAACATCCGGAGGCGAAGATTCCCAGTGAACTCGACGAGTATCTTTTTGATCTCAACGGGTTCGTGATTCTCCGCGGCGCCTTGTCGCCGGAGGAAGTCGCGGACGCCAATGCCCGCATCGATCAGATACCGCGCTCGCTGCCGCGCGCGGGCTGGCATGGCTGGGTGCAGCGGGAGGATCATCCGGAGCACCGCGGCATCAGTTACCAGCAGGTTTACGAGCTGGGCGGCACGTTTGAGCGGATGATCGACCATCCGAGCTGGATCAATTACGTGCAGCGGTTTGTGGGCGGGCAGGACACGTTCGACTACCATCACGGGCCGCTGTTCATCGACGAGAATTTCTACACGATCCGCGGACCGGGCGAAGCGATTCCGTTGCACGCGGGTGGGCACGACAGCTGCAAGCGGATGAGTTTCCACTATCACAACGGACGGTTTCAGTGCTCACAGATCAACGTGCTGACGGCGTTCACGGATATCGGGCCGGGCGACGGGGCGACGATGGTCATTCCTGGGTCGCACAAATCGAACGTCATCCACCCGGAGTTTCTGAAGAAGCGCGACAAGAACGAATGGGGTGATGGCGGTGGCGGCTCGGTCGACGGCGTGGCCGGCGCGATCGAGGTGCACATGAAAGCGGGCGATGCGCTCGTGTTCGTGGATGCGACCTGCCACGGGTCGGCGAAGCGCGTGAACCCGGGCGAGCGCAAGATCAGCGTGTATCGCTACGGCTCCTCGTGGAACCGGACGCGCTGGGGCTATCACGCATCGCCCGAGTTGCTCGCGCGGCTCAACCCGTTTGCGCGGAAGCTCGTGCATCCGCAGGACTACGTGCGGCCGCCGGGGACACCCGCGCGCTGGTAA
- a CDS encoding pyruvate carboxylase, with translation MSSAPRPASAPSLRPIKKLMAANRSEIAVRIFRAGTELGLRTVAVFAQEDRLSIHRYKADEAYQVGIGKGPVAAYLDIDSIVAVAKEKGVDAIHPGYGFLSENADFARACEKAGVIFVGPRAELLEMMGDKTAARAVAKRVKVPVLPGTEEPVSDRDEAMKIAKTIGFPLIIKAAFGGGGRGMRVVHKAADLAALLDEAQGEAGRAFGNPAVFLEKYIPRAKHIEVQILGDRHGNVIHLHERDCSVQRRHQKVVEVAPSFGLPEKIISELCEAAARLAREIRYDNAGTIEFLYDLDRHEWFFIEMNPRIQVEHTVTEVITGLDLVRAQILIAQGHALHSPEVGMPAQDAVPRNGYAIQCRITTEDPENKFVPDYGRILAYRSPGGFGLRLDGGMGYAGAVITPFYDSLLVKSITSAPSYEIAIRRTLRVLSEFRIRGVKTNIPFLENLVAHPAFRTGETTTTLIDTTPELFKFKPRRDRATKLLNFLGHVIVNGNPHAKGYRPEKPLLAAAAPAAGLGEPPRGTRQLLLELGPKKFAEWTLKQKRLLITDTTFRDAHQSLMATRVRSYDMLACAPAVAHHAAGLFSLEMWGGATFDTAMRFLHEDPWDRLRELRASIPNICFQMLFRGANAVGYTNYPDSVVAGFVKHAAASGMDIFRIFDSLNYLPNLRVGMEAVQDTHAVCEAAICYTGDILDARRDKFGLTYYVKLAQELERMGAHFLAIKDMAGLCRPYAAQKLVKTLREEVGLPIHFHTHDTSGIASASILRASDAGVSVVDLALASMSGSTAQPNLNSIVAALQHTPRDTQLELEQLNAFSDYWEHVRGFYRPFDTAPKTGSAEVYLHEMPGGQYTNLKEQASAMGMAHRWPEIARTYAEVNQLFGDIVKVTPSSKVVGDLALFLFSRGIKPADVVNLEPGATPFPESVIDMLSGGLGWPEGGWPEPMWRAILGDAAFKAAKAKYAAATKAKKTGRLSASAAAAKAAVGAAELAKLRAELAEKLRREPTEDELYSHLMYPSVFADFTKHQREFGDVSVLPTPAFFYGLKPGEEISVEIEEGKVLIIRLVSVGPADKDGRRTLSYELNGIGREAFITDKSVAPKSKARAKADLADALQVAAPIPGLIVVLSASVGAKVTKGDKLFMMEAMKMQTTVYAQADGVIAEVHAAVGDTVEAKDLIVKLRAG, from the coding sequence ATGTCTTCCGCTCCCCGCCCCGCCTCTGCTCCTTCCCTCCGGCCGATCAAGAAATTGATGGCCGCCAATCGCAGCGAAATCGCGGTGCGGATCTTTCGCGCCGGCACTGAACTGGGGCTGCGCACCGTCGCGGTTTTCGCGCAGGAAGACCGGTTGAGCATTCACCGCTACAAGGCGGACGAGGCCTACCAAGTCGGCATCGGCAAGGGGCCGGTCGCGGCGTATCTCGACATCGACAGCATCGTCGCGGTGGCGAAGGAAAAAGGCGTGGACGCGATCCACCCCGGTTATGGTTTTCTTTCGGAGAACGCGGACTTCGCGCGGGCGTGCGAAAAGGCGGGCGTGATTTTTGTGGGGCCGCGAGCGGAACTGCTGGAGATGATGGGCGACAAGACGGCGGCGCGCGCGGTGGCGAAGCGGGTGAAGGTGCCGGTCCTGCCGGGCACGGAGGAGCCGGTGAGCGATCGCGATGAGGCGATGAAGATCGCGAAGACGATCGGGTTTCCGCTCATCATCAAGGCGGCGTTTGGCGGTGGCGGGCGCGGGATGCGCGTGGTGCACAAGGCGGCGGATCTGGCGGCGCTGCTGGACGAGGCGCAGGGAGAAGCGGGGCGGGCGTTTGGGAATCCGGCGGTGTTTCTCGAAAAATACATTCCGCGGGCGAAGCACATCGAGGTGCAGATTCTGGGCGACCGGCATGGCAACGTGATTCACCTGCACGAGCGCGACTGCTCCGTGCAGCGGCGGCACCAGAAGGTCGTCGAAGTGGCGCCGAGTTTTGGTTTGCCGGAAAAGATCATCAGCGAGTTGTGCGAGGCGGCGGCGCGGCTGGCGCGGGAGATTCGTTACGACAACGCGGGCACGATCGAATTTCTCTACGACCTCGACCGCCACGAGTGGTTTTTCATCGAGATGAATCCGCGCATCCAGGTGGAGCACACGGTGACGGAAGTCATCACCGGGCTCGATCTGGTGCGGGCGCAGATCTTGATCGCGCAAGGCCACGCGTTGCACTCGCCGGAGGTCGGCATGCCGGCGCAGGACGCGGTGCCGCGCAACGGTTACGCGATCCAGTGCCGCATCACGACGGAGGATCCGGAAAACAAATTCGTGCCGGATTACGGGCGGATCCTGGCGTATCGTTCGCCGGGCGGTTTCGGACTGCGGCTCGATGGCGGGATGGGCTACGCGGGCGCGGTGATCACGCCGTTCTACGATTCGCTGCTGGTGAAGAGCATCACGAGCGCACCGAGCTACGAAATCGCGATCCGGCGGACGCTGCGGGTGTTGAGCGAGTTTCGGATTCGCGGAGTGAAGACGAACATCCCGTTTCTCGAAAATCTCGTCGCGCATCCGGCGTTTCGGACGGGCGAGACGACGACGACGCTGATCGATACGACGCCGGAGCTGTTCAAATTCAAGCCGCGGCGCGACCGTGCGACGAAGCTGTTGAACTTCCTCGGCCATGTGATCGTGAACGGCAACCCGCACGCGAAGGGTTATCGGCCGGAGAAGCCGTTGCTCGCGGCGGCGGCGCCGGCGGCGGGTCTGGGCGAACCGCCGCGCGGCACGCGGCAGCTCCTGCTCGAACTGGGGCCGAAGAAATTCGCCGAGTGGACGTTGAAGCAGAAGCGGCTGCTGATCACGGACACGACGTTTCGCGATGCGCATCAGTCGTTGATGGCGACGCGGGTGCGCAGCTACGACATGCTGGCGTGCGCGCCGGCGGTGGCGCACCACGCGGCGGGGCTCTTCTCGCTGGAAATGTGGGGCGGGGCGACGTTCGACACGGCGATGCGTTTCCTGCACGAGGATCCGTGGGACCGGTTGCGCGAGCTGCGCGCGAGCATCCCGAACATTTGCTTTCAGATGCTGTTTCGTGGGGCCAACGCGGTGGGCTACACGAATTATCCGGACAGCGTGGTGGCGGGATTCGTGAAGCACGCGGCGGCGAGCGGCATGGATATTTTCCGGATTTTCGATTCGTTGAACTATCTGCCGAATCTGCGCGTGGGCATGGAGGCGGTGCAGGACACGCACGCGGTGTGCGAGGCGGCGATCTGCTACACGGGCGACATTCTCGACGCGCGGCGGGACAAGTTCGGCCTGACGTATTACGTGAAGCTGGCGCAGGAGCTAGAGCGGATGGGCGCGCATTTTCTCGCGATCAAGGACATGGCGGGCCTGTGCCGGCCCTACGCGGCGCAGAAACTCGTGAAGACGTTGCGCGAAGAAGTGGGGCTGCCGATCCACTTTCATACGCACGACACGAGTGGGATCGCGTCGGCCTCGATTTTGCGCGCGAGCGATGCGGGCGTGAGTGTCGTCGATCTCGCGCTGGCGTCGATGAGCGGGAGCACGGCGCAGCCGAACTTGAACTCAATCGTCGCCGCGCTGCAGCACACGCCGCGCGACACGCAGCTCGAGCTCGAGCAGTTGAACGCGTTCTCCGATTACTGGGAGCACGTGCGCGGATTTTACCGGCCGTTCGACACGGCGCCGAAGACCGGGTCGGCGGAGGTTTACCTGCACGAGATGCCGGGCGGGCAATACACGAATCTCAAGGAGCAGGCGTCGGCGATGGGCATGGCGCATCGCTGGCCGGAGATCGCGCGGACCTACGCGGAAGTGAATCAGCTTTTCGGCGACATCGTAAAGGTGACGCCGTCGTCGAAGGTGGTGGGCGATCTGGCGTTGTTTCTGTTTTCGCGCGGCATCAAGCCGGCGGATGTGGTGAACCTCGAGCCGGGCGCGACGCCGTTTCCCGAGAGCGTGATCGATATGTTGTCGGGCGGACTCGGCTGGCCGGAAGGTGGCTGGCCGGAGCCGATGTGGCGCGCGATCCTGGGCGACGCGGCGTTCAAGGCGGCGAAGGCGAAATACGCGGCGGCGACGAAGGCGAAGAAAACCGGACGCCTGAGTGCGAGTGCGGCGGCGGCGAAAGCGGCGGTGGGCGCGGCGGAACTCGCGAAACTGCGCGCGGAACTCGCGGAGAAGCTGCGGCGCGAACCGACGGAGGATGAGTTGTATTCGCACCTGATGTATCCGTCGGTCTTCGCGGATTTCACGAAGCACCAGCGGGAGTTTGGCGACGTGAGCGTGCTGCCGACGCCGGCATTTTTCTACGGGTTGAAACCGGGCGAGGAAATTTCGGTGGAGATCGAGGAAGGCAAGGTGCTCATCATCCGCTTGGTGTCGGTCGGCCCGGCGGACAAGGACGGCCGGCGGACGCTGAGCTACGAGTTGAACGGCATCGGGCGGGAGGCGTTCATCACGGACAAGAGCGTGGCGCCGAAATCGAAGGCGCGGGCGAAGGCGGATCTGGCGGACGCGTTGCAAGTGGCGGCGCCGATTCCGGGATTGATCGTGGTGCTGTCGGCATCGGTCGGCGCGAAAGTCACGAAGGGCGACAAGCTCTTCATGATGGAGGCGATGAAGATGCAGACGACGGTTTACGCGCAGGCCGATGGCGTGATCGCGGAAGTGCACGCGGCGGTGGGCGACACGGTCGAGGCGAAGGATTTGATCGTGAAGCTGCGGGCGGGCTGA
- a CDS encoding class I SAM-dependent methyltransferase, with protein sequence MLSLPAETASDHERAKYEFMWRHDDYRRFSPGLHALEKLHLAAQFRTLGVRSILDAGCGSGKFMQRILERHAAEFSIRGFDIAGNCLDPWFAGREAALLTTGCLWDDCALPTPNDAVVCTDVMEHIPTDKVPAVLRNLCLAATRCVFLGIALFPDSFGPKVIGAPLHLTVKPVEWWRAQIAAAGLDALSGAVQRQPDGTPMWLYLLCRPATSP encoded by the coding sequence ATGCTCTCTCTTCCCGCCGAAACCGCGTCCGACCACGAGCGCGCCAAATACGAATTCATGTGGCGGCACGACGACTACCGCCGCTTCTCGCCCGGCCTGCATGCGTTGGAAAAACTGCATCTCGCCGCCCAATTCCGCACCCTCGGCGTGCGCTCGATCCTCGACGCCGGCTGCGGCTCCGGGAAATTCATGCAGCGCATCCTCGAGCGCCACGCCGCCGAATTTTCCATCCGCGGGTTCGACATCGCCGGCAACTGTCTCGACCCTTGGTTCGCGGGCCGCGAAGCCGCGCTGCTCACCACCGGCTGCCTCTGGGACGATTGCGCCCTCCCCACGCCCAACGACGCCGTCGTCTGCACCGATGTCATGGAACACATTCCCACGGACAAGGTGCCCGCCGTGCTGCGCAACCTCTGCCTCGCCGCGACGCGCTGTGTGTTTCTCGGCATCGCCCTCTTTCCCGACTCGTTCGGCCCGAAAGTCATCGGTGCGCCCCTGCACCTCACCGTGAAACCCGTCGAGTGGTGGCGCGCCCAAATCGCCGCCGCCGGCCTCGACGCGCTCTCCGGCGCCGTCCAACGCCAGCCCGACGGCACGCCCATGTGGCTCTACCTCCTCTGCCGCCCCGCGACTTCTCCGTAA
- a CDS encoding DUF3160 domain-containing protein, with product MLFLSLAVFLSSSRAAPASPAIPSEPGFPDIAQLTAPERDAALDRWIVDWRAWDDSLTPDQRRSHAIAVAVGARERAATAPKAEAPLPEALPQDEWQIVAAKRLFLTTPGRDRLAAHGLLLGRSEHRQMFEFYTSPRTPTFITSDSLLNAFHGLFEETFRDLELSRADQLRGELERVLAQVRILLGRSPFPAADLAPAWAFAQRAVGPALVILGTPLDRFDPAVRADISAEVALIRASEAVQLPAWLAPTQPEFVALDYRRMKPVGFYADDPVLADYFRAVRWLQSVPFRVQRDQEFGAIALLGYAARTKSNFGHSFFENYLDLIAPPEDRSLVDAGSLVNFDSVPSGRGWAEQLARARTELPPLRSRVRDTLQLPSPRNETLAPFHVLVAALLPDTIIFQGLLDHQQSPDSRQIPALLGSTWMTRQLAADGDRLGQTLRADVQSRLNLDDPDPSGADRSLYESYLWLLAAQFSPADPEAPPFMSGEAWSAKSAQTVLAGWAQMHHTFTLQSKIAVSTLGIHSLPAGFIEPNPTFFRRFSVFLQSAREQLTDAGGLERTSASLAASYRRQATMLEAVALEIRAGRETGGREWSSPDALAASYGAFLDFPGSETLPDELLESVSELGRADSPSRRLALIARLASGLRASAADVESKPLPPLEGHKKFMLLSARWTALQNLVARLETLVQKQLRQRNWNVEEAQFVKSYGTTLAYVLGYFGDAYKPEDDVPRWAEYARDSAHDESFAAALGRPAALYVLYPWHGRDILCTGAVIPYYEDHSTTRLTDAEWRAKLARPTPPPRAVWLEPYREP from the coding sequence ATGCTGTTTTTATCCTTGGCCGTATTTTTATCCTCTTCTCGGGCGGCTCCCGCCTCCCCCGCGATTCCGTCCGAGCCGGGGTTCCCCGACATCGCTCAACTCACCGCCCCGGAGCGCGACGCCGCACTCGACCGCTGGATCGTCGACTGGCGCGCGTGGGACGACTCGCTGACGCCCGACCAACGCCGATCGCACGCCATCGCCGTGGCTGTCGGCGCTCGCGAACGCGCTGCCACGGCGCCCAAAGCGGAGGCACCCCTTCCCGAAGCCCTGCCGCAAGACGAATGGCAGATCGTCGCCGCGAAGCGCTTGTTCCTCACCACGCCGGGCCGAGACCGCCTCGCCGCCCACGGCCTGCTTCTTGGTCGAAGCGAGCACCGCCAGATGTTCGAGTTCTATACTTCGCCGCGCACCCCAACCTTCATCACCAGTGACTCGCTCTTGAATGCGTTTCACGGACTTTTCGAGGAAACGTTTCGCGATCTCGAACTCAGCCGTGCCGACCAACTCCGCGGCGAATTGGAACGCGTCCTCGCCCAAGTCCGGATCCTGCTTGGCCGGTCACCGTTCCCAGCGGCCGATCTGGCTCCCGCGTGGGCTTTCGCGCAACGCGCCGTCGGTCCCGCCTTGGTGATTCTGGGCACGCCGCTGGATCGCTTCGATCCCGCCGTGCGCGCTGACATCTCCGCGGAGGTCGCCCTCATTCGCGCCTCCGAAGCTGTGCAACTGCCCGCCTGGCTTGCGCCCACGCAACCAGAGTTCGTCGCCCTCGACTACCGCCGTATGAAGCCGGTCGGTTTTTACGCTGATGATCCTGTGCTCGCCGACTACTTTCGCGCCGTCCGGTGGCTGCAATCGGTGCCGTTCCGTGTTCAGCGCGATCAGGAGTTTGGCGCCATCGCGCTGCTCGGCTACGCTGCGCGAACGAAGTCCAATTTCGGCCACAGCTTTTTCGAAAACTATCTCGATCTGATCGCCCCGCCGGAGGATCGCTCCCTCGTCGACGCCGGATCGCTGGTGAATTTCGACTCCGTCCCTTCCGGCCGCGGCTGGGCCGAGCAGCTCGCCCGGGCCCGCACCGAATTGCCGCCGCTCCGCAGCCGTGTGCGTGATACACTCCAGCTTCCCTCCCCTCGCAACGAGACCCTCGCACCTTTTCACGTCCTGGTCGCTGCGCTGCTCCCCGACACCATCATCTTTCAAGGCCTGCTTGATCACCAGCAATCTCCCGACAGCCGCCAGATTCCAGCTCTGCTCGGTTCGACTTGGATGACCCGCCAGCTTGCCGCCGACGGCGACCGACTCGGACAAACGCTCCGCGCCGACGTGCAATCCCGATTGAATTTGGACGATCCAGATCCGTCCGGTGCCGACCGCTCGCTTTACGAGAGCTACCTTTGGCTTCTTGCCGCGCAGTTCTCGCCCGCCGATCCGGAAGCGCCGCCGTTCATGAGCGGTGAAGCCTGGTCCGCCAAATCCGCACAGACCGTTCTCGCTGGCTGGGCTCAGATGCATCACACCTTTACGCTGCAAAGCAAAATCGCGGTCAGCACGCTCGGCATCCATTCACTGCCGGCGGGATTCATCGAGCCCAACCCCACTTTCTTTCGCCGGTTCAGCGTCTTCCTCCAATCCGCGCGCGAACAACTCACCGACGCCGGTGGACTGGAGCGCACGAGCGCGAGCCTCGCGGCGTCTTATCGCAGGCAGGCGACCATGCTCGAAGCGGTCGCCCTGGAAATTCGCGCCGGTCGCGAAACCGGCGGGCGGGAATGGTCATCCCCAGACGCGTTAGCCGCGTCCTACGGCGCCTTCCTCGACTTTCCTGGGAGCGAGACTTTGCCCGACGAGCTGTTGGAATCGGTCTCTGAACTAGGTCGGGCGGATTCTCCCTCCCGCCGGCTCGCGCTCATTGCCCGCCTCGCCTCCGGGCTCCGCGCCTCCGCTGCCGACGTCGAATCCAAACCACTCCCGCCGCTTGAGGGTCACAAGAAATTCATGCTGCTCTCCGCCCGGTGGACCGCGCTGCAAAACCTCGTCGCTCGCTTGGAGACGCTCGTTCAAAAACAACTCCGGCAACGCAACTGGAACGTGGAGGAAGCGCAATTCGTCAAGTCCTATGGGACGACTCTCGCTTATGTGTTGGGCTACTTTGGCGACGCCTATAAACCTGAGGACGATGTCCCTCGCTGGGCCGAGTATGCCCGCGACTCGGCGCACGACGAATCCTTCGCCGCCGCCCTCGGCCGTCCGGCTGCGCTCTACGTGCTCTATCCGTGGCACGGTCGCGACATCCTCTGCACCGGTGCCGTGATCCCCTACTACGAAGACCACTCCACCACGCGCCTCACCGACGCAGAATGGCGCGCCAAACTCGCCCGGCCCACGCCCCCACCGAGGGCAGTTTGGTTGGAACCCTACCGCGAACCGTAA